From the genome of Candidatus Defluviilinea proxima:
GGTAGCGGTCCATGCGCCAGCCGGGGGTTGAGGCGATGACCATGTCAGGGTTGTATTTTTCAAATAGATCAGTGTACAGGCCCGGGGTAGGCGTGAAGCGGTTTTGCATCCGCACTAAAAGTTTGCGGGCGAAGGAAAAATTCCGCAAAAGAAGAATCGCCAACGCGGAGGGAATCCAAATGCCTAAACGAAATTTCCAACCGTTCTCTGCCCAGACTTCCCAAATGTGACTGTCCATGGCTTCAGTGTTGATGCGGCGCGAACCGCCGACGCGGCGCAAGTAGGCAAGCAACCATTGCCAACGCGGACTGACTTTGCGGGCGTAGTCATTCGCCTGTTTGAGGCGTAGACCTTCGAAGGTTAAGCCAGGTCTCGCAAAGCGTTGTGCTATTTTTTCTTTGGTTTCATCGTCGGTGAGGACGATAACTTCAATACCCGCATCGAGCAAGGTCGAGACAACGTCGCTTTGTAAAAAGTAGATGATTGCCATGCCGTGGTCGGCGGAGATAAAGATACTTTTGGCCATAGGGCTTGTATTGTAGCATGAGGAGGAAAAGATTGATTTTTGATTTTATAAGGTATAACATGTCAGTATGTTCGCGATTACGCCGATTGTCATCTCTGCCTTTATTTCGACTGTAATCTTTGCAATAATTACCATGATCGCCTGGCGACGCAAGCAGGAGCAATTTGGTTTTTATTTTGCAATGATGGCCACTTGCGACACATTCTGGACAGCAATGGTCACACTTGGATATGCAGCGGTGCCAATTTCGCTAAAAGTCTTTCTGGCAATTTTGGACGCATGGGGATATATCACATCTCAAGCATTTTTACTTTTGTTTGCCTTATCCTTCGCAGGGTACGAACGTATTGCCGAAACGAAGTGGATGAAAGCCATAGTAGTATTTTATTCCATCTCCAACATATTGCTGGTTTCCACGAATCCCTGGCACGGGTTATATTGGACAGGCTTCATCCCCCAAGCAGACAATATCGTTGTTTTTGTGCATGGGCCTATGTTTGCCTATACTGTGGTCTCAGGCTATACATTGATCGTATCGGCTCTTGTCATTGTTACCGTGGGTACCTCTCGCGGATCAAGCATTATGAAACGCCAGGCACGGTGGTTGGTAGCCGCACTCCTTGTGGATATTTTTTTAAACATCGCTTACCTTACCAATATCATTGGTTTACCCGGGGTGGATTGGAGCTCTGCAACGTCTTCGCTTTTTGGTCTCTTCGTTTTATGGGCTCTGTACGGTGACAAGTTACTGGATATCACACCCATTGCCCGCAACAAGTTGATCAACAATTTGAGCGATGGCATGATCGTACTGGATCAACAAAACCGTATCACTGACATTAATCGCTCAGCGGCAGAGATGTTTGGCAAAACCGAGGGCACTTTGCTTGGCAAGAGGATTCAAGATGTTCTACCACTCATGCAAACACATGTTGAACAGCCTCTCGGAAACGAAGTGAAATTTGAATTGCATTTTGACGACGGAAGCCAACGTTACTACGACGCGCTCCTTTCACCGTTAAAAGAGACCCTGCCAAATCGAATCATCGGGCGTATGATCATTTTTCGCGACATTACCGAACGCAAGATGAACGAATTACGCCTACTACAGCTTCACAAAGCCGTGGAACAGAGTCCCGTTTCGGTAATGATCACAGACACGCAAGGCAACATTGAGTACGTCAATCCGCACTTTACGTATTTGACCGGGTATGAGCTTGAAGAAGTGCTTGGTAAAAATCCGCGCATCGTGCAATCAGGGAACACTTCGTCAGAAACGTATAAAAATATGTGGGGAACGATCCAGTCTGGCAAAATCTGGCGCGGTGAAATATTAAACAAAAAGAAAAATGGCGAACCGTACTGGGAGGCTGAGATCATTGCCCCCGTTGTGGATGGTATAGGCAGGATCATCAACTACATTACGATCAAGGAAGATATCACTGCCCAAAAAGAATCAGATGCCAAACTGCGCGATGCCTATACCAAACTTGGAGAACAAATGAAAGAAATCCAGGGGCTACAAGGGGATCTGCGCGAGCAGGCGATCCGCGACTCGCTTACCAGGTTACATAACAGACATTATCTAAACGAGACACTCAAACGTGAATTATCGCGTGCCATGCGTGAGAGCTATCCAATCTCCTTCGTGCTATTGGACATTGATCGATTCAAAAACATCAACGATACGTATGGGCATGATGTGGGAGATATCATTTTACGCAAAACCGCAGACCGATTTTCAGAGTTCACGCGTACAGGGGATATCCTTTGCCGTTATGGAGGCGAAGAGTTCCTCGTGGTATTACCTAATACACATGAGCAGGATGCGTTTATCATCGCAGAGCGTTTGCGCTATTCAATTCAGGAATCGACGATCAATGTTGAAGGAAAAACCGTTTCAATCACAATTTCCATTGGCATTTCAGAATTCCCTGCCCACGGACAGCATGAGAATCAAGTGCTTCAAGCCGCAGACAAAGCCATGTATCATGCAAAAAACAGCGGCCGTAATCAAGTGGTGCTCTGGTCAAAAATAAAAACACAGAGCTAGTCATTTAAATTGCCGTGATACATGCGTTTCGTCACAAATCCATTTTGATAAATAGGCGGGTAGAAAATCTTTATGCTTTAGCGATCGGGAATGGGGTATGTTTCAACAACTTAGTTTCATGTGTAGACTAAAATAAATAGAACTAGGCAATTACGGTCAGCTATTACATTTGTCAGCTTAAAGTCACTTTTCAGTAAAACAGTTCAACATATAATGTATAAAAACGAGATTGAAGGTTAGAACAACAAAAGGTGGGGCGAACAATAACCTTCAACAATTAAATGCCGGTTCTTAGTAGATCTGGGAGATGTTATGGATAGAAAAAAAAGCACCCCACGCAAAACCGATCTGAACAAACAGGCAGATAAAGAGGGGCAACTAAAGCTCATTGAACGTCTCAACCTT
Proteins encoded in this window:
- a CDS encoding diguanylate cyclase, encoding MFAITPIVISAFISTVIFAIITMIAWRRKQEQFGFYFAMMATCDTFWTAMVTLGYAAVPISLKVFLAILDAWGYITSQAFLLLFALSFAGYERIAETKWMKAIVVFYSISNILLVSTNPWHGLYWTGFIPQADNIVVFVHGPMFAYTVVSGYTLIVSALVIVTVGTSRGSSIMKRQARWLVAALLVDIFLNIAYLTNIIGLPGVDWSSATSSLFGLFVLWALYGDKLLDITPIARNKLINNLSDGMIVLDQQNRITDINRSAAEMFGKTEGTLLGKRIQDVLPLMQTHVEQPLGNEVKFELHFDDGSQRYYDALLSPLKETLPNRIIGRMIIFRDITERKMNELRLLQLHKAVEQSPVSVMITDTQGNIEYVNPHFTYLTGYELEEVLGKNPRIVQSGNTSSETYKNMWGTIQSGKIWRGEILNKKKNGEPYWEAEIIAPVVDGIGRIINYITIKEDITAQKESDAKLRDAYTKLGEQMKEIQGLQGDLREQAIRDSLTRLHNRHYLNETLKRELSRAMRESYPISFVLLDIDRFKNINDTYGHDVGDIILRKTADRFSEFTRTGDILCRYGGEEFLVVLPNTHEQDAFIIAERLRYSIQESTINVEGKTVSITISIGISEFPAHGQHENQVLQAADKAMYHAKNSGRNQVVLWSKIKTQS